GTCAGGCGGAGACGTCCTTGTCCGCAGGCGGGAGCCAGTCACGGGTGGGACGCGGCAGATCTCCGCTTCGCACACCGAGATCCGCCCGCGCGCACCGGTAGAACTCGTCGCGACGACGGCCGGAGATCTCGTAGATGCCGATGAACTCCTCGTGGTCGATCTGCTGCCCCCTGGCCACCCAGCTGAGCTTCCAGATCGCCTCGTGCCAGCTCCGGCCCGCGGCGACGGCCTCGGGGGAGCCGAGCAGCAGCACCGCCTCCCACTTCACGGTGCGCTCGATCTCCGCCTCCGCCAACGCGCTCAGCCCATCCTCGAGCTTGATCGGCTGCGCCCCCGCCGGGTAGCCGCGCGTCGCGGCGAGCCGGTACGACAGCTGGGCGCAGGTCTTCACGGCGTTGGCGTACTCGATGTACGCCGTCAGCCGCTTCTCGTCCCAGCGGGTCGAATGGGTTCGCCGCCACTTGCTCCGCTCGACCAGAGTGGTGGCGGCGAACGACATCACACCGCCGACGAGGACACCGACGAGCGTGATGATCTGCGGGACGGCGCTCATGCGCGCAGTCTTACAGGCCCTCAGAACTCAGCGGACGTTCTGCGGGACAGGTGGCCGAGGTGGTGCGACGTCGCCATGGCGATCCAGCGCCGTGGAGCACCCGCCCGCCCCTTTCCGCCGCGGCGGCAGCGCACCAGCTCTCGGTCACCCCACGAGTAATCACTCCCGGCGAAGTCGGGATGGTTCACCAGTTCCTCGGCGAGATCGGCGAAGGCCGTGCCGAACGGTTCTCCTTCTCGGTTCTCCTTCTCGGTCCTCCTGAGGAACGTGCCTGCGGAGAAACACGGTCCGGCCCGGAACGGTGTAGTACAGGTAGGGATTGGGAGAGCGGCTGCGGCCACCGGCGAGCGGGGGCACCGGGTGCGCGACCCCGTAGTCGCCGTATCGGATCGCGCTCTCGTTCGAAGTCTCGTTCACCGCGCGCCACATCGGCAATTCCGGCCGGTTTTGGACGGTGGTCGCGTACCCGCTGCGCGCCGAGGGGATGGAACCCGCCAGCAGCGTCGTGGCCCCCGGGCCCAGCAAGCTTTCCGTGATCACCTTCATTCGCGCCGCCAGGGTCACCTTCATGGGCTGGACGCTCTCGACGTACCCCATGTCGATCACTGCGTGCAGGCGTCCGCGCTCGACTCCGGAGTGCTGGGCCACGCGCCGGACGCGGTCGGCGAGCGCGGACGCCGGGAGATCGGTCAGCGGTAGGCGCACGACCACGTCACGCTGCTGGTTCTCCTGCAGGAGCCGCAGTGTGCGGAGATCGTCCTCGCGCGCTGCGATCGGCACAACGGGAACCAGGGCGACCTTGTCCAGCCCGGCCAAGCCGTAGTCCTCCAACTCGTGCTCGACGAGCTTCTCCAGGAACTCGAAAGGACCGCCGGGGCTTTGGCGCAAGAAGTTCGACTCGGTGAGCCGGTGGACGTCGATCCACGGCGCATGGTCCAGAGAGGCGAGCAGCGCGGTTGTTCTCACGAGATCCGCGAGCAAGCCGGAGTCCTTGGGCATGACCGAATCCAGGAGCTCGATCATGATTGTCGGCTGGGCGCTCGCGTCGCCGAGATGGCGCAGCGCTTCGAGTTCACCCTGCTTGCTTCTCAGGCAGACCACAGGTCGACGCGGTGTCACGCTTCCTCCCGAAACTCGTGCAAAGCACGAAATCGAGTGTGCGAGATCGAGTTCAACGGCAGGTCTCGTGAAGGTTTCGCCTGATGGGTTCCTGGCGGTTGCCTGAGCGGATCGTCAGTGGCCGGGGGGAGAGCGGAGGACGTTCAAACGTGCGGTCTTGTTACCGTGACCGCATGGCCAGCGAGTCCCGCGCACAGCTCCGCGACTTCCTGCGGAGCCGTCGTGCCCGGCTCGCGCCCGCGGACGTCGGCATGGTGGCCGCGGGCAGGCGCCGGACCCCCGGGCTGCGACGCGAGGAGGTCGCCGTGCTCGCCGGGGTCGGGGTGTCCTGGTACACGTGGCTCGAACAAGGGCGCGACATCACCGTCTCCGCCGAAGTGCTCGACGCGATCAGCGTGGCGCTGCGCCTGGCCGAGCCGGAACGCGTGCACCTCTACCTGCTGGCCGGCCTCAACCCGCCACGGCCGAGAGGCGCGCGCACCACGGCGGTCACCGCGGAACTCCGGCAGTTGATCGACGCGTGGTCACCGCGGCCCGCGATCCTGCACGACCGGTACTGGAACGTGTTGGCGGTCAACGACTCCACGCGGGCGGTGTTCGGCTACGACGAGAGCTCCCACAACTGCCTGGTCACGTTCTTCACGAATGCGCGCTACCGCGACGCGCAGCCGCACTGGGCTTCGATCGCGCCCGACGTCGTCGCCGCTTTCCGGGCCGACGCCGCGCGTTTCCCGGAAGACGCGGAGTTCGCTCGGCTCGTCGACGACCTCGGCGCCGTGAGCTCCGAGTTCGCCGAGTTGTGGGCGCGCCACGACGTGGGTGGGCACAGCCAGGCGGTGAAAGCGGCGCACCACCCCGAGGTGGGGGACCTGGTCTTCGACAAGACGACCATGGTGGTCGCCGACCACCCGGACTGGCGCCTGGAGCTGTTCAACCCGCGCCCCGGCACAGAGACGGCGGAGCGCGTCGAGCGGCTCCTGCGCATCCGGCTCGCTCCGCCTGCTTAACGTGGTGGTGCCACACCCCGGATAGCTTCGCCCTGTTCCAGCGGTGCACGCCGCCGCAGGCTCTGTGCCATGACACGCTTCGACAACAAGATCGCGCTCATCACCGGTGGCACGAGCGGCATGGGACTCGCCACCGCCCGGCGGCTCCTGGCCGAGGGCGCACACGTCGTCATCACCGGCCGCGACAAGGCCAGGCTCGACGCCGCGGTCGAGGACCTGGGCGGCGATCGCGTCCTCGCGGTGCGCGCGGACGTGGCCGACCTCGACGACCTCTCCGCGATGACCTCGGCGATCCAGGAGCGCTTCGGACGGTTGGACGTCGTCTTCGCCAACGCGGGCGTCGCGTCCTTCCAGCCCGTCGGCGAGGTCACCGAAGCCGAGTTCGACCGGGTCGTGGACATCAACTTCAAGGGGGTCTACTTCACCATTCAGAAGACCGTTCCGCTGCTGTCGGACAACGCCGCGA
The window above is part of the Allokutzneria albata genome. Proteins encoded here:
- a CDS encoding helix-turn-helix transcriptional regulator; translation: MASESRAQLRDFLRSRRARLAPADVGMVAAGRRRTPGLRREEVAVLAGVGVSWYTWLEQGRDITVSAEVLDAISVALRLAEPERVHLYLLAGLNPPRPRGARTTAVTAELRQLIDAWSPRPAILHDRYWNVLAVNDSTRAVFGYDESSHNCLVTFFTNARYRDAQPHWASIAPDVVAAFRADAARFPEDAEFARLVDDLGAVSSEFAELWARHDVGGHSQAVKAAHHPEVGDLVFDKTTMVVADHPDWRLELFNPRPGTETAERVERLLRIRLAPPA
- a CDS encoding beta family protein, producing the protein MTPRRPVVCLRSKQGELEALRHLGDASAQPTIMIELLDSVMPKDSGLLADLVRTTALLASLDHAPWIDVHRLTESNFLRQSPGGPFEFLEKLVEHELEDYGLAGLDKVALVPVVPIAAREDDLRTLRLLQENQQRDVVVRLPLTDLPASALADRVRRVAQHSGVERGRLHAVIDMGYVESVQPMKVTLAARMKVITESLLGPGATTLLAGSIPSARSGYATTVQNRPELPMWRAVNETSNESAIRYGDYGVAHPVPPLAGGRSRSPNPYLYYTVPGRTVFLRRHVPQEDREGEPRRRTVRHGLRRSRRGTGEPSRLRRE
- a CDS encoding beta family protein, translating into MNHPDFAGSDYSWGDRELVRCRRGGKGRAGAPRRWIAMATSHHLGHLSRRTSAEF
- a CDS encoding glucose 1-dehydrogenase, whose amino-acid sequence is MTRFDNKIALITGGTSGMGLATARRLLAEGAHVVITGRDKARLDAAVEDLGGDRVLAVRADVADLDDLSAMTSAIQERFGRLDVVFANAGVASFQPVGEVTEAEFDRVVDINFKGVYFTIQKTVPLLSDNAAIVINASWTLHRGLVTGTLYSATKAAVHNLAHTLAAELGPRGIRVNSVSPGYIETAMFHEAVAEETKPAVVAEVVSGRLGTSEDVADAVAFLASSEASYVNGQDLIIDGGLVAAIPGVML